In one window of Camelina sativa cultivar DH55 chromosome 15, Cs, whole genome shotgun sequence DNA:
- the LOC104745872 gene encoding cytochrome c oxidase subunit 5b-1, mitochondrial isoform X2, whose product MWRRIVSSHLKTLAADVVAASPRRSIAATARPVGFYLTANRSAISASSSVFSRHFSSESETPAKKKVEDVMPIATGHEKEELEAEMEGRRLLDIDFPEGPFGTKEAPAIVKSYYDKRIVGCPGGEGEDEHDVVWFWLEKGKSFECPVCTQYFELEVVGPGGPPDGHGDEDDEHHH is encoded by the exons ATGTGGAGAAGAATCGTCTCCTCTCATCTCAAAACCCTAGCCGCCGATGTCGTCGCTGCTTCTCCTCGTCGATCGATAGCCGCCACCGCTAGACCCGTCGGCTTCTACCTCACCGCCAATCGATCAGCcatttctgcttcttcttctgttttctctcGACATTTCAGCTCCGAATCAG AGACTCCGGCGAAGAAGAAGGTAGAGGATGTAATGCCTATTGCGACTGGACATGAGAAGGAGGAGCTTGAAGCTGAAATGGAg GGAAGGAGGCTGCTTGATATTGACTTCCCTGAAGGTCCTTTTGGCACTAAG GAAGCTCCAGCTATTGTGAAGTCCTACTATGACAAGCGAATTGTGGGATGCCCTGGTGGTGAAGGCG AGGATGAACACGATGTTGTGTGGTTCTGGCTGGAGAAAGGAAAGTCCTTTGAATGCCCAGTTTGCACTCAGTACTTTGAG CTGGAAGTGGTTGGTCCGGGTGGGCCTCCGGATGGTCACGGTGATGAAGACGATGAGCACCACCACTGA
- the LOC104745872 gene encoding cytochrome c oxidase subunit 5b-1, mitochondrial isoform X1 — protein sequence MWRRIVSSHLKTLAADVVAASPRRSIAATARPVGFYLTANRSAISASSSVFSRHFSSESVETPAKKKVEDVMPIATGHEKEELEAEMEGRRLLDIDFPEGPFGTKEAPAIVKSYYDKRIVGCPGGEGEDEHDVVWFWLEKGKSFECPVCTQYFELEVVGPGGPPDGHGDEDDEHHH from the exons ATGTGGAGAAGAATCGTCTCCTCTCATCTCAAAACCCTAGCCGCCGATGTCGTCGCTGCTTCTCCTCGTCGATCGATAGCCGCCACCGCTAGACCCGTCGGCTTCTACCTCACCGCCAATCGATCAGCcatttctgcttcttcttctgttttctctcGACATTTCAGCTCCGAATCAG TAGAGACTCCGGCGAAGAAGAAGGTAGAGGATGTAATGCCTATTGCGACTGGACATGAGAAGGAGGAGCTTGAAGCTGAAATGGAg GGAAGGAGGCTGCTTGATATTGACTTCCCTGAAGGTCCTTTTGGCACTAAG GAAGCTCCAGCTATTGTGAAGTCCTACTATGACAAGCGAATTGTGGGATGCCCTGGTGGTGAAGGCG AGGATGAACACGATGTTGTGTGGTTCTGGCTGGAGAAAGGAAAGTCCTTTGAATGCCCAGTTTGCACTCAGTACTTTGAG CTGGAAGTGGTTGGTCCGGGTGGGCCTCCGGATGGTCACGGTGATGAAGACGATGAGCACCACCACTGA